The Buchnera aphidicola (Cinara tujafilina) genome has a window encoding:
- the rpmA gene encoding 50S ribosomal protein L21, which yields MYAILIDRNKQYKIRCGEIIRLEKNKNGYRKKIIFNTIILFSNNGNIQLGQPILNNILIEGCIKNHGRNKKIKIIKFNRRKHYKKTQGHRQHYTDISINNIIIK from the coding sequence ATGTACGCAATATTAATAGACAGAAATAAGCAATATAAAATAAGATGTGGTGAAATAATTAGACTTGAAAAAAATAAAAATGGATATAGGAAAAAAATAATATTCAACACAATTATTTTATTTTCAAACAATGGAAATATCCAACTTGGACAACCTATTTTAAATAATATATTAATTGAAGGTTGTATAAAAAACCATGGAAGAAATAAAAAAATTAAAATTATTAAATTTAATCGTCGAAAACATTATAAAAAAACTCAGGGTCACAGACAACATTATACAGATATATCTATAAACAATATAATTATCAAATAA
- the rplM gene encoding 50S ribosomal protein L13: protein MKSFSINAENVTRCWYYVDGTNKILGRFATEIARRLRGKHKPEYTPHIDTGDYIIVLNASKIIVTGKKYVDKKYYHHTGYVGGLKQFNLKYMMLNYPERVIQRAVKGMLPKGTLGRLMFKKMKVFSLNEHTHIAQKPIFLDI from the coding sequence ATGAAAAGCTTTTCAATAAATGCTGAAAACGTTACAAGGTGTTGGTATTATGTGGACGGAACTAATAAAATTTTAGGACGATTTGCTACAGAAATTGCAAGACGTTTACGGGGTAAACATAAACCAGAATATACTCCACATATAGACACCGGGGATTATATCATAGTTCTTAATGCTTCAAAGATAATTGTTACTGGAAAAAAATATGTTGACAAAAAATATTATCATCATACAGGATATGTAGGAGGATTAAAACAATTTAATTTAAAATATATGATGTTAAATTATCCAGAGCGTGTTATACAAAGAGCAGTAAAAGGTATGTTACCTAAAGGGACTCTTGGTCGTTTAATGTTTAAAAAAATGAAGGTATTTTCATTAAATGAACATACTCATATTGCACAAAAACCAATATTTTTAGATATATAA
- the ftsJ gene encoding ribosomal methytransferase codes for MKRHTKSKSSGNWLHRNFHDLYIKKRNIKKLRSRSWFKIKEIDKKYNIFQKGMNIIDLGAAPGGWCEYLQEKIGQSGHILACDLIPIKPLKRVIFLQGDVSNKSIFKKIISISKRYYWNAIVSDMSPNISGCSVVDNARSFYLSDIAISIANILLSKNGYFIIKLFQGDGFNQYIKKINDIFLK; via the coding sequence ATGAAACGTCATACTAAAAGTAAGAGTTCAGGAAACTGGTTACATAGAAATTTTCATGATTTATATATTAAAAAAAGAAATATTAAAAAATTAAGATCTCGTTCTTGGTTTAAAATAAAAGAAATAGATAAAAAATATAATATTTTTCAAAAAGGTATGAATATAATTGATTTAGGTGCTGCTCCTGGAGGATGGTGTGAATATTTACAAGAAAAAATCGGACAATCAGGTCATATTCTTGCATGCGATCTTATACCAATAAAACCCTTAAAAAGGGTAATATTTTTACAGGGTGATGTTTCTAATAAATCTATTTTTAAAAAGATTATTTCTATTTCAAAACGATATTATTGGAATGCAATTGTATCTGATATGTCTCCAAATATCAGTGGATGTTCAGTTGTTGATAATGCTAGATCTTTTTATTTAAGTGATATTGCTATTTCGATAGCAAATATTTTACTTTCAAAAAATGGATATTTTATTATTAAACTTTTTCAAGGAGATGGGTTTAATCAATACATAAAGAAAATTAATGATATTTTTTTAAAATAA
- the yrba gene encoding putative transcriptional regulator has translation MKYKNRNIIKKKLKLHKIFIEGTEKNITITAIGDIFMNINSVKKQQLIYSPLMVYFKKNNHSCNKY, from the coding sequence ATGAAATACAAAAATCGAAATATTATTAAAAAAAAATTAAAATTACATAAAATATTTATTGAAGGAACAGAAAAAAATATAACAATTACCGCAATTGGAGATATTTTTATGAATATTAATTCTGTCAAAAAACAACAATTAATATATTCACCACTTATGGTATATTTTAAAAAAAATAATCATTCATGCAATAAATATTAA
- the rplU gene encoding 50S ribosomal protein L27, whose product MAHKKAGGSSRNGRDSKSKRLGVKKYSGEFVYSGNIIIKQRGTKFHPGFNVKCGKDHTLFAVTNGHIKFEKKEE is encoded by the coding sequence ATGGCACATAAAAAAGCAGGCGGATCATCCCGCAATGGAAGAGATTCAAAATCCAAAAGATTAGGAGTAAAAAAATATTCTGGAGAATTTGTATATTCAGGAAATATTATTATAAAACAAAGAGGTACAAAATTTCATCCCGGATTTAATGTAAAATGCGGAAAAGACCATACATTATTCGCAGTTACTAATGGACATATAAAATTTGAAAAAAAGGAAGAATAA
- the rpsI gene encoding 30S ribosomal protein S9 codes for MATDIIHYGTGRRKCSSARIFLRIGTGNIIINKRSLEKYFSRETACMIVKQPLELVNMLNKFDFYITVKGGGISGQAGAIRQGITRVLMKYDNTLRINLRGAGFVTRDSRQVERKKFGLRKARKKPQFSKR; via the coding sequence ATGGCAACAGATATAATTCATTATGGAACAGGTCGTCGTAAATGTTCGTCTGCACGTATTTTCTTACGTATAGGAACAGGAAATATTATAATTAATAAACGTTCTTTAGAAAAATATTTCAGTAGAGAAACGGCATGTATGATAGTTAAGCAACCTCTAGAATTAGTTAATATGTTAAATAAATTTGATTTTTATATTACTGTGAAAGGTGGAGGAATATCTGGTCAAGCAGGAGCTATTCGTCAAGGTATCACTCGTGTATTAATGAAATATGATAATACATTAAGAATTAATTTACGGGGAGCTGGTTTTGTAACTCGAGATTCGCGACAAGTAGAACGTAAAAAATTTGGGTTACGAAAAGCTAGAAAAAAACCTCAGTTTTCTAAACGATAA
- the greA gene encoding transcription elongation factor → MTLKGFNKLKKELKKLKNIIRPSIINAIAEARQLGDLKENAEYHAAREEQSFCENKIRRIETTLSRAQVINVKKILFRNVVIFGATVTILQTCTDNIFKYTIVGDDEANLKENSISIYSPMSRGLIGKKNGDIVKIKTPSGLIQYLIIKIEYI, encoded by the coding sequence ATGACATTAAAAGGCTTTAATAAATTGAAAAAGGAATTAAAAAAATTAAAAAATATTATAAGACCTAGTATTATTAATGCTATTGCAGAAGCGCGTCAATTAGGAGATCTTAAAGAAAATGCTGAATATCATGCTGCAAGAGAAGAACAAAGTTTTTGTGAAAATAAAATTAGACGAATTGAAACAACATTATCGCGAGCGCAAGTAATTAATGTTAAAAAAATATTATTCCGTAATGTAGTAATTTTTGGAGCAACTGTAACTATTTTACAGACCTGTACAGATAATATATTTAAATATACAATTGTAGGAGATGATGAAGCTAATCTTAAGGAAAATTCAATTTCTATTTATTCACCAATGTCTAGAGGCCTTATTGGAAAAAAAAATGGCGATATAGTGAAAATTAAAACTCCTTCCGGATTAATACAATATTTAATTATTAAAATAGAATATATTTAA
- the pheA gene encoding chorismate mutase produces MNKKNILELLRNRINYIDQKIIVLLSQRQSLSIDIANKKIRYGLKIRDSIRENLLLKKLYTICIKNNINYQYIIKIFNIIIDDSVKIQKEWTNVFNQLNTNKKKLCCAVLGPQGSYSNLTFNTLLKQKNFFLKEYECSTFSSIMDNLNNNICQFALLPIKNSIAGIIPETYEILQKKNLYIIKEIYVNIKHSLLVLKGTYFSEINKIYTHIQPFQQCKKFIKNFTHWKINYTNSSANAMKKISLKKDNTLAAIGHKIGGKIYKLQEIAKNLSNSSDNITRFILLSTKLNKNIQNQKSKTTFFVKFIKQNININEIINIFKKQNLEVTNITWTFDIKNKDKKIYYFDINTIIDNQLLFHYLKKIQKNIYCINILGSYPIENNAINIE; encoded by the coding sequence ATGAATAAAAAAAATATCTTAGAATTGTTACGAAACAGAATAAACTATATTGATCAAAAAATAATTGTTTTATTAAGCCAACGACAATCATTATCTATAGATATAGCGAATAAAAAAATAAGATACGGATTAAAAATCCGTGATTCCATTCGTGAAAATTTATTATTAAAAAAATTATATACAATATGCATAAAAAATAATATTAATTATCAATATATTATAAAAATATTTAATATTATAATTGATGATTCAGTAAAAATACAAAAAGAATGGACTAATGTCTTTAATCAATTAAATACTAATAAAAAAAAATTATGTTGTGCAGTCTTAGGACCACAAGGATCATACTCTAATCTTACATTTAATACCTTATTAAAACAAAAAAATTTTTTTCTTAAAGAATATGAATGTTCTACATTTTCATCTATTATGGACAATTTAAACAATAACATCTGTCAATTTGCTTTATTACCTATTAAAAATAGTATTGCCGGTATTATTCCTGAAACCTATGAAATACTACAAAAAAAAAATCTATATATTATTAAAGAAATTTATGTGAATATTAAACATAGCTTACTTGTACTAAAAGGTACTTATTTTTCTGAAATTAATAAAATATATACTCATATACAACCGTTTCAGCAATGTAAAAAATTTATAAAAAATTTTACTCATTGGAAAATAAATTACACTAATAGTTCTGCAAATGCTATGAAAAAAATCTCCTTAAAAAAAGACAATACATTAGCAGCCATTGGACATAAAATAGGAGGAAAAATTTATAAACTTCAAGAAATTGCTAAAAATCTTTCTAATAGCTCAGATAATATCACTCGATTCATATTATTATCAACAAAACTAAATAAAAATATTCAAAATCAAAAATCAAAAACTACATTTTTTGTAAAGTTTATAAAACAAAACATAAATATAAATGAAATAATAAATATTTTTAAAAAACAGAATCTTGAAGTTACAAATATTACTTGGACTTTTGATATTAAAAATAAAGATAAAAAAATATATTATTTTGATATTAATACAATAATTGATAATCAATTATTATTTCATTACTTAAAAAAAATTCAAAAAAACATCTATTGTATAAATATATTAGGATCTTATCCCATTGAAAATAATGCTATTAATATAGAATAA
- the yhbZ gene encoding GTP-binding protein → MKFVDSAIIHLSAGNGGDGCISFRREKFIPKGGPDGGDGGNGGNVWLKTDLNMNSLTDYRIKKIFQAGHGKNGFGAKSSGKKGHDIFIKVPVGTRIFNFHDKKIIIDMIQENQTFLIAQGGRHGLGNIHFKSSINRTPRKKTKGKIGEKRVIKLQLLLIADIGTLGAPNAGKSTFVSSISNAKTKIAPYQFTTLYPILGTVILSNNKKFIIADLPGIIPGASHGIGLGLKFLKHLSRCHLLLYIIDISVLNEFNFIKKINIILKEIKKFNISLLKKTKWFIFNKIDLLTNKHFQYIKNKIKDTFQNNEKYYFISSKKK, encoded by the coding sequence ATGAAATTTGTTGATTCTGCAATAATTCATTTATCCGCCGGAAACGGAGGAGATGGGTGTATTAGTTTCCGAAGAGAAAAATTTATACCAAAAGGTGGTCCTGATGGAGGAGATGGAGGTAATGGTGGTAATGTATGGTTAAAAACCGATTTAAATATGAATTCTTTAACAGATTATCGAATTAAAAAAATATTTCAAGCAGGACATGGTAAAAATGGATTTGGTGCAAAAAGTTCAGGAAAAAAAGGTCACGATATTTTTATTAAAGTTCCGGTCGGAACCAGAATTTTTAATTTTCATGACAAAAAAATCATTATTGATATGATCCAAGAAAACCAAACATTTCTTATTGCACAAGGTGGACGCCATGGATTAGGTAATATTCATTTTAAATCATCTATTAATCGCACACCAAGAAAAAAAACAAAAGGAAAGATAGGAGAAAAAAGAGTCATAAAATTACAGTTATTATTAATTGCAGATATTGGTACATTAGGCGCTCCTAATGCAGGAAAATCAACTTTTGTAAGTTCAATATCAAACGCCAAAACAAAAATAGCACCTTATCAATTTACTACGCTATATCCTATATTAGGTACTGTTATTTTATCAAATAATAAAAAATTTATTATTGCCGATCTTCCAGGTATTATTCCGGGTGCTTCACATGGTATTGGTTTGGGGTTAAAATTTTTAAAACATCTATCGCGTTGTCACTTATTACTATATATAATTGATATCTCTGTTTTAAATGAATTTAATTTTATAAAAAAAATTAATATAATTTTAAAAGAAATAAAAAAATTTAATATTTCTTTATTAAAAAAAACTAAATGGTTTATTTTTAATAAAATTGATTTATTAACTAACAAGCACTTTCAATATATAAAAAATAAGATAAAAGATACATTTCAAAATAATGAAAAGTATTATTTTATTTCATCAAAAAAAAAATAG